The segment TAGGGTAAATGAGCCAAATTTCACTGCTCCAATTTCAAATAATTTTTCTATGAACTCTTCTTTTCTCATTCTTTCTCCTACTTGATTACTTCATTAATTTTTCCGTTAACTATTGTATATACAGGAGCTCCCTTATATCTAAATTCTTCAAAGGGAGTATATCTTGCCTTACTTCGGTTACGTCTTCCCCGTATAATGCCTTCCTGCTCAGGATCAATAATTGTCAGATTTGCCGTATTACCTTCTTTTATTTTCCCATAGTCCTCCAATCCAAAGATATGAACTATCTTGCTGTTCATTAGATCAATTAACCTTTCTTTAGATAATCTTCCCTGATGAACGCAGGTCAGCAGCAGTCTTAGTGATGTATCAAGTCCCGGAAATCCTGATGGTGCAGTGGAATATGCTTTGCGCTTATCTCTCGATGAGTGCGGTGCATGATCACTTCCTATCATATCTATGGTAAAATTATTTATTCCTTCCCACAAAGCCACATTATCTTCTGCAGTACGCAAGGGAGGATTCACTTTAGCGATATTTCCCACCTGAGGACATATCGTCTCATTTAATAGCAGATGATGCGGAGATACTTCACAATATACCTGCACTCCATCAGCCCTGGCTATGCGGATCATCTCTACTTCTTCTTTAGTGGTCACATGAGCAATATTGATGGTATTACCTATCGAGGTCGATAGATCAAGACAGATATCCAGACCGGTTATAGCTGCTTTCCGGTTACGGAAGAGATTATGGTTCTCTATCTTCTGAGCGAATTTATATTTGGGAACTATGAATTTCTCCAGCTCATCATGTATTGTTATCACTTTATTAAATTCCCCACCCAGTTCAAATACTTTGCGCAATTCTGACACATTGCTCAATATATCATTACTGCTGGATGCAGATAAAAAGATCTTGATCCCTATCACATCCTGAGGTTCTTCTTCCAGTATCTTTCTCAATTGCTTATAATTAGTATTAGTAGCACCCAGGTAGTACCATTTATTAACTTTGGATTTCTCTGCCGCCTTGCGCTTAAGGTCGAGGTTTTTCTGGTTTGTGGTAGCGGGTATAGTATTCGGCATATCAAATACACCGGAAAACCCACCTCTGATGGCAGCATTACTTCCTGATTTCCAGTCTTCTTTAGCAGCCAGCTCTAGATCCCTCATATGCACATGAGGATCAATAAATCCGGGGCATACCCAAAAATTGGCACAGTCAATCACTTCGTTTGCTTCTTTTGCTTTCTTCCCAATACTGACTATCTTACCGTCTGTAATGATGATATCCTGACTGGTTTCTCCAATCTGCACATTTTGTAATAAAATCTTTGTCTTTTTCATCTTGTTAAAAATATTCCTTTGTTCCCGCAGCATTGCGGTGATATTCTCCAAATTCGGTCAATTGCACAACCTGATCTTTCGCCAGTACAGGTCCTTCTACACATAGCCTTAATCCCAGGGGATCGATAGTACAATTTCCACAAATGCCAATGGCACACTTCATATATCTTTCAAACAGAAAATCATAATCCAGATCAGGATATTTCTCCAGCAGGTCACGCATTGCCTTCATCATCTTCTCAGGTCCTGATACATAAACCATATCATAATTATTTTCCGCTAAAAGTTCTCTCGCTATATCCACACTGGTACCTGCTCTTCCAAAGCAACCCGCATCAGTGATCTTCTTATATAATAACTGTAATTCTTCAAAACGACTGCAAAATACCAGGTCTTCTTTTGTCCGGGCTCCATTAACTAAAGTGATACTCGCTCCCCGACGCATTAATTCCTTACTGAGAAAATATAATGGCGGAGTGGCATATCCACCTCCTACTAAAAGGCAGTTTTTACCTTGTAAAGAAAAAGAAGAGCCATAAGCTCCTCTAAAAGATAATAAATCTCCTACCTTCATCTCAAAGAGCTGACTGGTAAATTTCCCCAGCTTCTTGATAGTCACACCAAAATAATCAGATTCACATTCTGAGATCGAGAAGGGTTTCTCTCCATGCTCAAAATCAGTCAGCATGATAAATTGACCCGGCTGAGCTTCCAGACTGTGCTTAAAGTAAAATGTCCGTAAAGTGGCACTTTCTTCTCTGATCTCTGCTATGGGTAATGTATTACGCCTGCTCATTCAGCTTCTCCAATCTTGGTATTTCATTTATATTTTCATATTTATATTTCTTCATATAATCTCTTATCCCCTGATTGATCTCCTTGAATACGCCAATACCTCCCTGATATACGGCACTCCCAACTCCCACCAGAGCTGCTCCGCTCATCAGCATTTCCACGGCATCACTACCGCTTTCCACGCCACCAGTACCAATGATGGGTATCTTCACTCTCGAATATGCTTCATATACTGCCCGCAGGGCTATAGGTTTCACGCAGGCTCCTGATAAACCACCTGTTCTATTACTAAGCACCGGTTTCACCATATCAATATCAACCAGCATGCCAGGACCTAAAGTATTGATCATGCATAATGCATCAGCTCCGGCTTCTTCTGCTGCCAGGGCAATATTTGTAAGTCCGGTCACATTAGGAGATAGTTTTGTTATCACAGGAAGTTTACTAATAGCTTTCACTCTGGAAGTTATCTCTTTCACCATATCTATAGAACCCGCCAGGGGCATTCCAAATTCATCCATTACATTAGGGCAGCTCAGATTAAGCTCAATAAAGTCTGCTTGTGAATCATTTACATGCCGCGTAAGCTCTTCAAAATCTTCTGTTTTAGTAGCAAACACACTGGCTATCACAGGCACTTCGGGCATTATTGCCTTAAATTCGTTTATCTCCTGCAGTCCGTCTATTATTCCCGGATTGCACAGACCCATGCAATTAAGCATTCCGCCTTCAAATTCTGCTACTACTGGTCCCGGATGTCCTGTGCGTAATTCTAATGTCAAACTCTTGCTTGTAATTATCCCGCAGCCATTTTCAATAACGAATTTCATCCCTGACCAGGTCATACCCATAATCCCGGCAGGCAGCACCAAAGGAGACTTTGTCTTCTTACCCAAAAATTCTGTTGATATACTTATAATGCCTTTCACTTCCTCTTCCCGTTGTTATTAATTCCGTCTTCAGAATTGCTATACAAAAAAAATATTCTCTCTCTCAAGGTCAATGTATTTATATTTTAAAATTGTGACTAGTGATTGGTGATTAGTGAACGGAAAGTCGTAAGTCGATTTTTCTACTTTGCGAATGGTTTTAACCTCCGCAATGGTAGACTTGTGAACAGTGATTGGTGAACGGAAAATCGTGAGACTAAACGACTGATAGACTACTCGACTGATAGACTGCAGGACTTAAAGACTACTGGATTGGTGATTGGTAAACAGCGATCAGTGAAAAGACTGCATACCCAGAGCTTCCAGTTCTGATTACATTTAATTTTACATTTTACATTTTCAATTTTCAATTCCTCTCTGTGATCAGTGAACAGTGAAAAGACTGCATACCCAGAGCTTCCAGTTCTGATTACATTTAATTTTACATTTTACATTTTCAATTTTCAATTCCTCTTGGTGATTAGTGAACGGTGAATTTAAATCAATATCGAGTTAAGATACCGTACCCGGTAGATTGACTTGAGGTTGATTTTAGTGAGTCTACTTCAGGACTGATAGACGGCAGAACTTAAAGACTTCTGGACTTCTGGACTTCTGGACTTCTGGACGGATAGACTACAGGACTTCTCGACTGCTTGACTTAAAGACTAAAAAAAATCGACTCACGACTCACTTCTCATCGAAGATACTCCGAAGCTTTATGCGAAGGAGTACTACTCACGGATAAATCATTACATTTTTTCGCGTCATTCGCGCCTTTCGCGGTTAAATAAATCTTACATTTCTCGTCTCACTACTCACGGATAAATCATTACATTTTTTCGCGTCATTTCGCGCCTTTCGTGGTTAAATAAATTTTACATTCTTGTCCGCCTGGGTGGATTCAATTATTCTCCCCTTCACCCTTTCACATCTTCGCCCCCTCAATTTTTCCCTCGTCTCACGTCTCACGATTTACTACTCACGGATAAATCATTACATTTAATTTTACATTCTTGTCAGCCTATGGTTGATTCAATTTTAAATTCCTCTCGGTGAACGGTGAATTTAAATCAATATCGAGTTAAGATACCGTACCCGGTAGATTGACTTGAGGTTGATTTTAGTGAGTCTACATCAGGACTGCTCATTCGGATTTCGTCCTAAACGCTCAGCTCAGGGTGCAATTCAGGCTATCAGGTCTAATTTGAAAGAAGGGAAAAGTGAAGTTTATGATGCTGATCTGTCAGGATTCTTTGATAATATTCCCCATGACAAACTAATGTTTTTGGTGGAACAAAGAATCACGGATAGACGCATTTTAAAACTGATAAAGCAATGGTTGAAAGCCCCATACTTCGATGATAACAAGCTTCATAAGAACCAAAAGAGAACTCCGCAGGGTGGAATAATATCTCCACTTCTGGCTAATCTCTATCTCAATCTGGTTGATAAAGCAGTAACGAGAAAAGATGGTTATTTTTATAAGTATGGAGTCCGAATAATCAGGTATGCAGATGACTTCATTATGATGGCAAACAAGATACCGGAACATTGTCTGGAATATCTTAATAACATTCTTTAAAGAATGGAACGAGACTGCTCAATGCAGTAATTGATTTCATTGCAAGGTTT is part of the Candidatus Stygibacter australis genome and harbors:
- a CDS encoding dihydroorotase family protein; translation: MKKTKILLQNVQIGETSQDIIITDGKIVSIGKKAKEANEVIDCANFWVCPGFIDPHVHMRDLELAAKEDWKSGSNAAIRGGFSGVFDMPNTIPATTNQKNLDLKRKAAEKSKVNKWYYLGATNTNYKQLRKILEEEPQDVIGIKIFLSASSSNDILSNVSELRKVFELGGEFNKVITIHDELEKFIVPKYKFAQKIENHNLFRNRKAAITGLDICLDLSTSIGNTINIAHVTTKEEVEMIRIARADGVQVYCEVSPHHLLLNETICPQVGNIAKVNPPLRTAEDNVALWEGINNFTIDMIGSDHAPHSSRDKRKAYSTAPSGFPGLDTSLRLLLTCVHQGRLSKERLIDLMNSKIVHIFGLEDYGKIKEGNTANLTIIDPEQEGIIRGRRNRSKARYTPFEEFRYKGAPVYTIVNGKINEVIK
- a CDS encoding dihydroorotate dehydrogenase electron transfer subunit, giving the protein MSRRNTLPIAEIREESATLRTFYFKHSLEAQPGQFIMLTDFEHGEKPFSISECESDYFGVTIKKLGKFTSQLFEMKVGDLLSFRGAYGSSFSLQGKNCLLVGGGYATPPLYFLSKELMRRGASITLVNGARTKEDLVFCSRFEELQLLYKKITDAGCFGRAGTSVDIARELLAENNYDMVYVSGPEKMMKAMRDLLEKYPDLDYDFLFERYMKCAIGICGNCTIDPLGLRLCVEGPVLAKDQVVQLTEFGEYHRNAAGTKEYF
- a CDS encoding dihydroorotate dehydrogenase; translated protein: MKGIISISTEFLGKKTKSPLVLPAGIMGMTWSGMKFVIENGCGIITSKSLTLELRTGHPGPVVAEFEGGMLNCMGLCNPGIIDGLQEINEFKAIMPEVPVIASVFATKTEDFEELTRHVNDSQADFIELNLSCPNVMDEFGMPLAGSIDMVKEITSRVKAISKLPVITKLSPNVTGLTNIALAAEEAGADALCMINTLGPGMLVDIDMVKPVLSNRTGGLSGACVKPIALRAVYEAYSRVKIPIIGTGGVESGSDAVEMLMSGAALVGVGSAVYQGGIGVFKEINQGIRDYMKKYKYENINEIPRLEKLNEQA
- a CDS encoding reverse transcriptase domain-containing protein, with protein sequence MSLHQDCSFGFRPKRSAQGAIQAIRSNLKEGKSEVYDADLSGFFDNIPHDKLMFLVEQRITDRRILKLIKQWLKAPYFDDNKLHKNQKRTPQGGIISPLLANLYLNLVDKAVTRKDGYFYKYGVRIIRYADDFIMMANKIPEHCLEYLNNIL